A window of Nicotiana tabacum cultivar K326 chromosome 24, ASM71507v2, whole genome shotgun sequence contains these coding sequences:
- the LOC107800961 gene encoding cytochrome P450 98A2-like, with the protein MALLLVLSISIFLIFFSYKLYHRLTAKLPPGPWPWPVIGNLFDITPVRFQCFAEWAQVYGPIFSFYLGSQLNVVVNNAELAKEVLKDNDQNLANRFRTKPLENVSKNGMDLIWADYGPHYVKVRKLCNLELFTPKRLEALRPIREDEVIAMVENIFRDSTKPCNVSKTLMLRNYLGSVAFNNITRLTFGKRFMNSEGEVDEQGEELKAIVSNGIKIGGKLNLGEFVPWLRWVFKDDNEALEAQDRRLEKFTRIIMEEHTLARNKTGETKHHFVDALLTLQKQYDLSDDTVIGLLWDMITAGMDTVAITVEWAMAELVKNPRVQQKVQEELDRVIGSDRIVNESDISKLSYLQYVVKESLRLHPPTPLMLPHMASNNVKVSGYNIPKGSIVHVNVWSLGRDPRIWKDPLQFWPERFVKEDVDMKGHDYRLLPFGAGRRICPGMNLAINLVTSMLAHLLHQFTWSLPPGVKLEDVDMLESPGTVTYMQTSLQVVPNPRLPLHLYTHISQ; encoded by the exons ATGGCTCTTCTTTTAGTACTCTCCATATCTATATTTCTCATCTTTTTTTCTTACAAACTCTACCACCGGCTCACGGCCAAGCTGCCGCCGGGTCCGTGGCCGTGGCCGGTTATCGGGAACCTCTTCGACATAACGCCGGTGAGGTTCCAATGCTTTGCTGAATGGGCCCAAGTTTATGGGCCCATCTTCTCATTTTATCTTGGTTCACAGCTAAATGTGGTGGTGAATAATGCAGAATTAGCTAAAGAAGTTCTGAAAGATAATGATCAAAATTTGGCCAACAGGTTTAGAACTAAGCCTCTTGAAAATGTTAGTAAAAATGGGATGGATTTAATTTGGGCTGATTATGGGCCTCATTATGTGAAAGTAAGGAAGCTTTGTAATCTTGAGCTTTTTACTCCTAAAAGACTTGAAGCTCTTAGACCTATTAGAGAAGATGAAGTTATTGCCATGGTTGAAAACATCTTCAGAGACTCTACTAAGCCTT GCAATGTTAGTAAAACCTTGATGTTGAGGAACTACTTGGGATCAGTAGCATTCAACAACATAACAAGACTAACATTTGGGAAGAGATTTATGAACTCAGAAGGTGAAGTTGATGAGCAAGGTGAAGAGCTCAAAGCCATAGTCTCCAATGGCATAAAGATTGGAGGAAAGCTTAATTTGGGAGAGTTTGTTCCATGGCTGCGTTGGGTTTTTAAGGATGATAATGAAGCTCTCGAGGCTCAAGACAGACGTTTGGAAAAGTTTACAAGAATTATAATGGAAGAACACACTCTTGCTAGGAACAAAACTGGGGAAACCAAACACCATTTTGTTGATGCTTTGCTTACCCTTCAGAAGCAGTATGATCTTAGTGATGACACCGTTATTGGCCTTCTTTGG GATATGATAACAGCAGGGATGGACACAGTAGCTATTACAGTTGAATGGGCTATGGCAGAACTAGTAAAGAATCCAAGGGTTCAACAAAAGGTCCAAGAGGAGTTAGACCGGGTTATCGGGTCAGATCGGATCGTAAACGAATCAGATATCTCTAAACTCTCTTATCTACAATATGTAGTCAAAGAATCACTAAGGTTGCATCCTCCAACTCCCCTAATGCTACCTCATATGGCAAGTAACAATGTCAAAGTGAGTGGTTACAACATTCCTAAAGGTTCAATTGTGCATGTTAATGTTTGGTCCTTAGGTCGTGATCCAAGAATTTGGAAAGATCCTTTGCAATTTTGGCCAGAAAGATTTGTAAAAGAGGATGTTGACATGAAGGGACATGACTATAGGTTACTGCCTTTTGGTGCCGGAAGACGTATATGTCCAG GTATGAATCTTGCCATTAATTTGGTCACGTCTATGTTAGCACATTTGTTGCACCAGTTTACTTGGTCTTTGCCTCCTGGTGTTAAGCTTGAAGATGTTGATATGTTGGAGAGTCCTGGTACAGTCACCTACATGCAAACTTCATTACAGGTTGTTCCTAATCCTAGGTTACCTCTACACTTGTATACACATATAAGCCAATGA